From Hartmannibacter diazotrophicus, a single genomic window includes:
- a CDS encoding sigma-70 family RNA polymerase sigma factor, with the protein MKMVMEGEASQNAGHMLMDSLETALAACARGERAGLRHIYETEAPRLLAVAERILRRRELAEEAVQDGFIQIWSRADQYEPGRGSARGWIYAVVRNRSLNMLRDGRREDLVSDDRMEALQDGGQLEELLASWHRLDRDSRLRECLAQLDEIRRRSILMAYVCGYTHGEIAGRLKLPLGTAKSWIRRGLSALRECMA; encoded by the coding sequence ATGAAGATGGTCATGGAAGGAGAGGCATCGCAGAATGCCGGTCATATGCTGATGGACAGTCTGGAGACCGCACTTGCGGCCTGCGCCCGCGGCGAGCGTGCCGGCCTTCGCCATATCTACGAGACCGAGGCGCCCCGGCTCCTGGCCGTCGCGGAACGAATCCTGCGTCGCCGGGAACTCGCGGAGGAGGCCGTGCAGGACGGGTTCATCCAGATCTGGAGCCGGGCCGACCAGTACGAACCGGGCAGGGGGTCGGCGCGCGGCTGGATCTATGCCGTTGTCCGCAACCGGTCGCTCAACATGCTGCGCGATGGCCGGCGCGAGGACCTTGTCTCCGACGATCGGATGGAGGCATTGCAGGATGGCGGTCAGCTGGAGGAACTGCTGGCCTCCTGGCATCGCCTCGATCGCGACAGCCGCCTGCGCGAATGTCTGGCGCAACTCGATGAAATCCGCCGCCGGTCGATCCTGATGGCCTATGTCTGCGGCTACACCCACGGCGAGATTGCCGGTCGCCTGAAGCTGCCGCTGGGCACGGCGAAATCGTGGATAAGGCGCGGACT
- a CDS encoding SDR family oxidoreductase gives MSQQLTGRTVVITGASAGVGRATALEVARRGARVGLIARDRQALADVQREIAAMGAKAAFQAVDVTDADALRAAAEALELELGPIDIWMNDAMVTVFSPVEKITPEEFARVTEVDYLGFVHGTMAALAQMRKRDKGLIIQIGSSLAYRGIPLQAAYCGAKHAIRGFTNSLRTELIRDKSGIRLTMVELPAVNTPQFDWARTHFGLEPRPVAPVFQPEAIARAIAGIAQRPGREHILGFSSVLVILGNMILPSFLDRYLARNAYDGQMRKTPVSEDRRDNLFAPVTELHRTRGAFSDEAADEVTIWPGTAVRLVAAGGGLLIAFALGLLVASLLT, from the coding sequence GTGTCTCAGCAACTCACCGGTCGAACCGTCGTCATCACCGGCGCCAGTGCAGGCGTCGGCCGCGCCACCGCTCTGGAAGTCGCAAGGCGCGGCGCAAGGGTCGGCCTGATCGCCCGCGACCGGCAGGCGCTTGCGGACGTGCAGCGGGAAATCGCCGCCATGGGGGCGAAGGCAGCCTTTCAGGCCGTCGACGTGACCGATGCGGATGCCCTCCGGGCTGCGGCCGAGGCCCTGGAGCTGGAACTTGGCCCGATCGACATCTGGATGAACGACGCCATGGTCACCGTCTTCTCGCCGGTCGAGAAGATCACGCCGGAGGAATTCGCCCGCGTGACCGAGGTCGACTATCTCGGCTTCGTGCACGGCACGATGGCGGCGTTGGCGCAGATGCGAAAGCGCGACAAGGGGCTGATCATCCAGATCGGATCGTCCCTTGCCTATCGCGGCATCCCCCTGCAGGCCGCCTACTGCGGCGCCAAGCATGCCATTCGCGGCTTCACCAATTCGCTGCGCACCGAACTCATCCGCGACAAGAGCGGCATCCGGCTCACCATGGTCGAATTGCCGGCGGTCAACACGCCGCAATTCGACTGGGCGCGGACGCATTTCGGCCTTGAGCCCCGGCCCGTCGCGCCGGTCTTCCAGCCAGAGGCCATCGCCCGGGCGATAGCCGGCATCGCCCAGCGGCCGGGAAGAGAGCATATCCTCGGGTTCAGCTCGGTCCTCGTGATCCTCGGCAACATGATCCTTCCGTCGTTTCTCGACCGCTACCTTGCAAGGAACGCCTACGATGGTCAGATGAGGAAGACGCCAGTTTCGGAAGACCGGCGCGACAACCTGTTCGCACCGGTCACGGAGTTGCACCGCACGCGCGGCGCCTTCAGCGACGAAGCGGCCGACGAGGTCACCATTTGGCCAGGAACGGCAGTGCGCCTTGTCGCGGCCGGAGGCGGACTTCTGATCGCCTTCGCTCTCGGCCTCCTGGTCGCTTCCCTTCTCACCTAG
- a CDS encoding DUF4394 domain-containing protein, whose amino-acid sequence MKAAHSILIASSMLFATSASAAPVLGLTGDKTLVLFDTDKPAVSKSMEVKGVDKLVGIDFRPANKTVIGVTPDHKIVWIDPATGVASEVATMDKMLPMTEAPVVVDFNPMADRLRFMTGTTNHRVHPDTGAVTVDGSLAFQDGDMHKGEMPNTVAAAYINSVGKPEKTAMYNIDATIGALIQQTKPNDGTLSAIGKLGISDMPATYAFDIHAMEVGKNTAYLVANKTLYTVSLESGAATEIGMIGGLDGDVRDITVLPVM is encoded by the coding sequence ATGAAAGCCGCTCATTCCATTCTGATCGCCTCCAGCATGCTGTTCGCGACCTCCGCAAGCGCCGCCCCGGTGCTGGGCCTTACGGGCGACAAGACGCTGGTCCTGTTCGACACCGACAAGCCGGCGGTGTCGAAATCCATGGAGGTGAAGGGCGTCGACAAGCTGGTCGGGATCGACTTCCGCCCCGCCAACAAGACGGTGATCGGCGTGACGCCGGATCACAAGATCGTCTGGATCGACCCGGCGACCGGCGTTGCGAGCGAAGTCGCGACCATGGACAAGATGCTGCCGATGACGGAAGCGCCGGTCGTCGTCGACTTCAACCCGATGGCTGACAGGCTCCGGTTCATGACCGGCACCACCAATCACCGCGTCCATCCGGATACCGGCGCCGTCACGGTCGACGGATCCCTCGCCTTCCAGGACGGCGACATGCACAAGGGCGAAATGCCGAACACGGTGGCTGCCGCCTACATCAACTCGGTCGGCAAACCGGAGAAGACGGCGATGTACAACATCGACGCCACGATCGGCGCGCTGATCCAGCAGACCAAGCCGAATGACGGGACGCTGAGCGCCATCGGCAAACTCGGCATTTCCGACATGCCGGCGACCTATGCCTTCGATATCCATGCCATGGAAGTCGGCAAGAACACCGCCTATCTGGTCGCCAACAAGACGCTCTACACCGTCAGCCTCGAAAGCGGTGCCGCCACGGAAATCGGCATGATCGGCGGTCTCGACGGCGACGTCAGGGACATCACGGTCCTGCCCGTCATGTAA